The DNA segment AAAAGCAAAAATACCAATATTTGTATTAAAAAAAAAGGCTAAATCATAAATATTTTCAAAAAAAGAAGACATATTACTTTAATAAGTTAAGTTTCTTATTGATTCTTTCAGATTGCAAATTTCCCTCTTTTAACTTAACAAAACATTCATCAACAATATCTCTTGGAGCTTTATCAATAAAGTTTTTGTTAGATATTCGCTTATTTAAAGATTCTATTTCAAGATTAACTTTTTTCAAATCATTAGTGAGCCTATCCTTCAAAGCCTCTAGATTAACAAAATCATTAAAAGGCAAATAAACCTCTAGATCACCAATAATACCTGAAAAAGACTTGACAAAAGTATTTTTGTCGATCTCATTAGATTTACGGAGAACCACTTCAGATGACTTAGTAAAAGTTTTAAGATCTACTAATAGAGTTTTAAGGAAATTAGTTAATTCAACATTATCTGAAATTAAATAAACAGGAACGAGTTGAGATGGCTTAAGTCCTAATTCCACCCTAAGATTTCTAATCAATCTAATTATTTCAAAGAGCTCTTGAAAAGATTTATCTATATGATGATTTATGTGTTTTTTTTCTACAACAGGCCATTGCTGAAGAGATAATAAAGTCTGTTCGGGTTTTAGTTGTAATGCATGCCATAGTTCTTCAGTAATATGCGGCATAAATGGATGCATCATTACTAAAACATCAGAAAGTACCTTGATTAATATTTTTTCCGATATTTGTCTATTCTGTAATTCCTTATTACTGAACTTTTGCTTTGAAAATTCAACATACCAATCACAAAAATCATTCCAAGTAAATTCGTATAATAATTTCGCAGCTTCACCTAATTTGTATTCAATTAAAAGATTAGATACTTTGGAATTCAATTGATTTAATTTTGATAAAATCCATTTATCAGATAATTGAAAATATTTTTCATCACTCTCGCTTAATAAATAATTTTCAGAAAAAGTTTTATTTATCAAAACAAATTTAGTAGCATTCCAAAGTTTATTTGCAAAATTCCTTGATGCTTCAACTGTTGAAGAAGTATCATTTTTTCGATCAAAATCTAGCCTTATATCCTGTCCAGCTCCAGCGACTTCTCGAATTAAAGCAAACCTCAAAGCATCAGAACCGTATTTATCAATCAAAAGCAAAGGATCAATACCGTTACCTGCACTTTTACTCATTTTTTTATTATTTTCATCTCGAACTAAACCATGAATATAAACATCCTTGAAAGGTATTTTATTCGTAAAAGTTTTACCCATCATTGTCATTCTGGCTACCCAAAAGAAAATGATATCGAAACCGGTCACTAAAACGCTATTGGGATACCATTTTTTAAAATCTTCATCATTTACGTTAGGCCAACCTAATGTAGAAAAAGGCCATAAACCACTTGAAAACCAGGTATCTAGTACATCTTTATCACGAATAAGTTGAAAATCAGCTCCAAATTCTTTTGTAGCTTTGTTTAAAGCTTCTTTCTCATTCCTTGCAACAATATATGGAGTATTTTGATCGATTGAATCCTCTGAATGTTTCAAGATATACCATGCAGGAATTTGATGTCCCCACCATAATTGCCTACTAATGCACCAATCATTGATATTATCTAACCAATCTTTATAAACTTTCTCCCAGCGATTAGGAATAAAAGTAGGCTTTTGAGAATCAAGTTCTTCAAGACAACTTGAAGAAATATTTTCCATTTTTAAAAACCACTGGGTTGACAATAATGGCTCAATTGGCACTTTCCCCCTTTCGGAAAAAGGTACAGTATTTTTATAGTCTTCTATTTTTGTTAACAAACCTAACAAATCTAATTCCTTTATTATTTGTTTTCTAGCTTCATATCTATCTAAATCCTGAAATTTTCCTGCATTAATATTAAGAGTTCCATCTTTATTCATTATATTTATTTGCTTTAGATTATTTCTTTTGCCCATAGCAAAATCGTTAGGATCATGAGCTGGAGTTACCTTTACACAACCTGTACCAAAATCCTTATCAACTTCCATATCAGCAATAATAGGTATTTCCCTATCAACAAAAGGAACTTTTACTTTTTTTGCAATATACTTTTTATATCTTTCATCATTTGGGTTTACAGCTAAAGCAGTATCTCCCAATAAGGTTTCAGGTCTGGTTGTTGCGACCTCTAAGTATTCATCTAAAATTTGACCCGCATCAGAAATTAAGGGATATTTAAAATGCCATAAATGTCCATTAACCTCCTGCATTTCAACTTCAAGATCACTTACTGCTGATTGAGATGCTGGGCACCAATTAACTAAATATTCACCTCTATAAATAAGTTTTTTATCGTGCAGAATATTAAACGCTTCAATAACTGCCTCATTTAATTTTTCGTCAAGAGTAAATCTTTCTCTCTCCCAGTCTACAGAATAGCCAATTCTCTTTAATTGAGATACTATTTTACCCCCACTCTGCTCTTTCCAAATCCAGGCTCTTTTTAAAAAATCTTCTCTTCCAATATCGCCACTATTTTTACCCTCATTTTTTAATTGTTTTTCAAGTATAGTTTGGACGGCTATTGATGCATGATCAGTTCCTGGTAAGCACAATACATTTTTACCAAGGAGTCTTTGGAAACGAATAATCACATCTATTAACGAACTATTGAAAGCATGTCCCATGTGTAAAGACCCTGTGACATTGGGAGGAGGAATAACTATACAAAAAGGTTCACCTTTATCTCTCGAATCGGGACTAAATGCTCTTAAACTATCCCATTGTTTTTGCCACTTTTTTTCAACCTCTGAGGGTGAATAATTCTTTAATGTAAATTCATCATTCAACTTATTCATTTGCAATAGTTATTTCATTAGCTTTTTATTTATTTTATATTGATAGAAGCAAATAATTGAAAAATATCAGTTTGCAAAAATAAAAATTATTCTAAATCAATTTAAATCCAGAGCCACAAGAGCACCTTTTTGCATTTTCTGGAGTTGAGATAAGAAAACCACCACCACTTAAATCACTGTAATAATCAAGTTTTAAATCTTTTAACAAAGAAAACTTTTTAATATCAGCATATAAAGTTATACCCTCGGTTCTAGATATTGGAGAACCATTATTTATTCCTGGTTTCAATTTAATATGCATCCAACCCTCTGAACCTTCATCTTTAATTAGGTCAATAAACATTTCACCTGGAGAACCCCCAAAGGATGCTTGCCTAGATAGCTCTGATGCAGCACTTTGACTGATTGAAAGATTTACGATCTCAGTCATTAAAATAAATTAGTCAATGGGCGATCCAGGGTTCGAACCAGGGACATCCTGCTTGTAAGGCAGGCGCTCTACCGCTGAGCTAATCGCCCTTATAATAATTCATTCTAATAGATGAAGTTGAAATTTTTATAATAAGTATTTAAATATTTCATGATTAAGGCAAAATTAAAAAAATAAAATAAAGATTTATGACCCCAAACAATTGCAATAACAATCAAAACGATAGAAATTTAAAGGCTTTAGAGAATTTCAAAATTTTAATATCCAATATTAAATTATTAAAAGATAAAACTTGGGGCTGTCCATGGCAAAAAAAACAGTCACATGAAACTTTGATCCCCTTTTTAAATGAAGAAAGTAATGAATTTATTGATGCAGTATATGAAAAAAACGCGAATAATATGTGTGAAGAATTAGGAGACCTTTTATTACAAATACTGCTTCATGCTGAAATTGGTTTTGAAGAAAATCAATTTGAATTAAATGATATTATCAAAAATCTCAATAAAAAAATCATCAATAGACATCCATATATTTTTAAAAAGCAAGAAAAAGTATCTTTAAAAAAATCGCAAGAAATTTGGAGAAATATCAAAAATTCAGAAAAGAAAGATCACAATAAAGAATCTTCAATTAGTAAACAATTAAATTCGGAAATAAGAAGTTTGCCTGCAACAGTTGGATCAGAAAAAATAACAAATACTGTTAAAAAATACGGTTTTAAGTGGGTAAGTAGTAATCAGATTTTTGATAAATTAAGTGAGGAAATATGCGAATTAAAAGAGGCGATACAAAGCAAAAATTCATCAGATATACAGGATGAATTTGGAGATGTTTACTTTACTTTGATAAATCTTTCAAACTTTTTAAAAATAAATCCAGAATCATCTCTACAAAAAACTAATAAAAAATTTTTAAAAAGATTTTCAATAATTGAAGATCTTGCAGGAGATAATATTAAAAAACAAACTCTAAAAGAATTTAAGCGACTTTGGAAAGTTGCTAAAAAAACATTATTTATAGAAAATCTAAAAAACAAATGAAAGATATAACAACGTGGATTGATGAATACCAAAAAGGTTCAAGATTTGGCCTTAAAGGAAAAGTTTTACTCAAAAAAAATTCTAAATTTCAAGAAATCCTGATCATAGAAAGTGATTATTATGGTAAGGCTTTAATGTTAGATAGATGTTGGATGACATCAATGAGAGACGAAAAATATTATCATGAATGTTTGGTTCATCCAGCCTTAAGTAGCATAAAAGAGAAATCTCGCATATTAATAATTGGAGGGGGTGATGGTGGAACCGCAAGAGAATGCTTAAAATATTCTCAAGTAGAAAAAATAGATTTGGTAGAAATTGATGAGGAAGTCATAAAGGCATCTAAAAAATTTTTGCAAGAAATTGGAGGTACTGCCTGGATTGATAAAAGATTAACCATACATATTGATGATGGTGTTAAGTGGGTAGAAAAAGCAAAAAATAATTTTTATGATTGCATTTTTATAGATTGTTCAGATCCCTCAGAATTTTCTAACTTATTATTTACAGATACTTTTTATAAAGAATGCAAAAGAATACTTACGCAAAAGGGAATATTAGCTACTCAAAGCGAATCACCTGAATCATTCAAAAATATACATATACATATTTTGAAATCTCTTAAGAAAGTATTTAAATTATCTGAAACTATGTACTCATTTGTGCCCATATACCCAAGTGGTATTTGGAGCTGGACATTCGCCTCAAAAGGAGAATTGAATTTATCAACACCATGTTGCAATGAGGTTACAACAATAGAAAAGGGATGTGATATTTGGAATTTAAATTTTCAAAATGCGGCATTCAAAATGATGCCAAATAAAATTGTGAAAGAACTAAATTCGTAAAATGATAAATAAAAATTTGTTTGATAAAGAAAAAGCAATTTTTATGGGGTCAAAAAGAAATCCTGATAATTGTTCAATTGGAATATTTGGAGTCAATTATGATGGGACATGCTCCTATAAGTCAGGAGCTAAATTTGGTCCTAATGCCATAAGGCAAGTTAGTACATGCTTAGAAACATTTTGTCCAAGATTAGAAAAAGATTTAGAAGATTTTAATTATGTTGATTTTGGCTCGTTAATAATTCATAAAAAGGACTCAAAGTCTGTCATTAAATCAGTCAAATCAGCAACAAATTTTTTAATGAGTAAAAGCCTAGCTCCCATTATGCTTGGAGGTGAACACTCTATTACGAGGGGTGCTATTGAGGCATTAGTCAAAAAATATCCAGATTTGATTTTAATTCAACTAGATGCTCATGCAGATTTAAGAAGTTCATATATGGGAAACGAACATAGTCATGCTTGTACAATGCAAAGATGCTTAGATGTCTTACCTGAAAAAAAGATTTTGCAAGTAGGGATAAGGAGTGGAACAAAAGAAGAGTTTAAATTTATGAGACATCAAAATCAATTAGTAAGATTCTCCCCAGGCGGGAATACCCAAGAATTAAAAAAGGCTCTTATTCCTTACTCTAATTCTCCAATATATTTAACAATAGATTTAGATTGGTTTGATCCAAGTTTATTACCTGGCACAGGAACTCCCGAACCAGGAGGATTTTTTTGGAACGACTTTGAAGCGATTCTCGACACTTTAAAAAACATTAGAATAGTTGCTTCAGATATTGTGGAATTATCTCCAGATATTGATAACAGCGGAGTAAGTAGTGTCGTTGCCGCAAAAGTACTAAGGAGCTTAATTATGTCATTAAAAAATATGCAATAAAAAAATTCTAAACTAAAGTATAGGAAACTAAAAAAATCGTTTAATATTTCATGGATTTACTTAAAAGTCCACTTTATTCAAAATATATTGAGTCAAATGCAAAGTTAATCAATTTTGCAGGATGGGAGATGCCCATATCCTTTTCGGGATTAATAAACGAACATGAATCAGTAAGAACATCAGCAGGATTCTTTGATATTTCCCATATGGGTGTAATTTCTCTCAGAGGTATTAATCCTAAAGAATATATTCAGAAATTTTTTCCTACTAATTTATACTCCTTTTCAGAAGGTCAAGGGCTTTATACACTAATACTTAATGAGAAGGGAGGAATAATAGATGACTTAATCATTTATGACCTTGGTCGACAAGAAGGTGATATCTCAGAAATCTTTTTAATAGTAAATGCCAGCAGATACCAAGATGATTTTTTATGGATTAAAAATAATTTAAATACCAACCAAGTTTCTGTATCAAACGCAAAAACAGACAAGGTTCTCTTATCAATACAAGGCAGAAATTCCTTTACGTTATTTGAAGAATGGATTGGCTCATCGATCTCACATATTCCCTACTTTGGATGTGAATATAAAAATTTTGATCATATTTCGACTGAAGGAAAATTTTTCTTTTCAAAAACAGGTTACACGGGGGAAAACGGTTTAGAGATACTTTTACCCGCACAATCTGCCATTAATCTGTGGGATTTCTTAGTTTCAAGGAATATTCAGCCTTGTGGATTGGGTGCTAGAGACACCTTAAGACTTGAGGCTGGAATGCATTTATATGGCCAAGATTTAGATGAAAAAACTACCCCATATGAGGCAGGTTTGGGCTGGCTAGTAAATTTAGAGAATAATCATGAATTTTTTGGAAGAGATTTTCTTGAAAAACAATCAAAATTAGGTATTAAAAAAAAATTAGTTGGTCTAACTATTGAAGGCAGAGCTATTGGAAGAAAAGGGTGCGAAGTATTTAAAGATGAAAAATACATTGGAATTATAACCAGCGGTACTTGGTCCCCTACTACAGAAAAGGCAATCGCTTTTGCTTATATTCAAAATTCTTACGCTGCTTTGAATAATGTTGTTGAAGTTTTAATCCGAGGCAAAAAATTCAAGGCGACCATAACGAAAAGAGCTTTTTACAAAAAAGATATTTAACTAAATTTACCCTTTAAGAATTATTATTATAAGTTATTGCTCAATAAGTCATTTCTAGATGCGAAACAAAATTTGTGAAGAACTCAATAAGTCTGATATTGGGAAAGAAGTTAATTTATGTGGATGGGTAGACCGAAGAAGAGATCATGGTGGAGTGATTTTTATCGATTTGCGTGATCACAGTGGATTTATGCAAATCACTATTAATCCTGAAGATGGTGAGACTCTTTTTAAACAAGCTGAAATTCTAAGAAATGAAACTGTGATAATGGTTAATGGAATTGTTAATGAAAGACCAAAGGATTCAATCAATAAAAATATAATCACTGGGGAGTTAGAACTAAAAGTTCAAGATTTACAAATTCTTAATCAAATTAAAAATAATTTACCATTTCCTGTCTCAGTGCATGATTATGAGAATACGAAAGAAGAACTTAGATTAAAATATCGATATTTAGATATAAGAAGAGGAAAATTACTCGAAAATTTAAAAACAAGACATAAGATTATTAAAGCAATAAGAAATTATCTTGATAATTCTGGATTTACAGAGGTTGAAACACCATTACTTACAAAATCGACTCCGGAAGGGGCTAGAGATTTTTTAGTTCCAGCTAGGCTTTCAAATGGTGATTTTTTTGCTTTACCACAATCTCCTCAATTATTTAAACAACTTTTAATGGTAGGAGGATTAGACAAGTACTATCAAATCGCAAAATGTTTCCGTGATGAAGACCTAAGAGCAGATAGACAACCAGAATTTACTCAGCTTGATATTGAAATGAGTTTTGTAAGTGAAGAAGAAATCATTGCTTTTAATGAAAAACTAATAAAACATATATGGAAAAATGTACTCAATATAAACTTAAATGAGGATTTCCCAAGAATGTCTTGGCAAGAAGCAATGGACAACTATGGAACAGACAGACCAGATACGAGATATGGAATGTTACTTAAAAATTTAGGCGAGATACTTGGCAATATTGGTTTTAACATTTTCACCAAAGCAATACAGATGGGGGGAGCAATAAAATCTATAACTATTAAAAATGGCAATTCAAGTATTAGTAACGTACGTATCAAACCTGGAGGGGATATTTTTAAAGTTGCCCAAGAAGCAGGTGCTGGAGGTTTAGCCTTCATAAGGGTTAAAGGAGATGAACTTGAAACAATTGGAGCAATAAAAAATAATTTAAACAAAGATCATATTTCTAATATTTTAAAAATTACCGAAGCAGAAGATGGAGATTTAATTCTTTTAGGAGCAGGAAGCACAAAAATTGTAAATCAATCACTAGATAGAGTAAGACAATATATTGCAAAAGATTTAAATCTTTTAGAAAATCAAAAAGCGCAATCGCAATGGAATTTTTTATGGATCACTGACTTTCCTATGTTTGAAATGAATGAAGAAGAAAAAAGGTTTGAAGCTTTACACCATCCTTTTTGTTCTCCTAAAAATGTAAAGTTTGAAGATAAAAAAGAATTAACAAAAAAAATAGAAACCTCAACTGCATATGCTTATGACTTAGTACTAAATGGATTAGAGTTAGGAGGAGGTTCATTGCGTATACATCAAGCTGAAATGCAAAAAGAAGTTCTCAGAACAGTTGGATTAACAGATCATCAAATTGATGAGAAATTTGGGTTTTTAATTGAAGCTCTTGAAATGGGTGCTCCGCCTCATGGAGGCATCGCCTTTGGATTAGATCGCATAACAATGCTGATTTTGGGAGTAGATTCAATAAGAGAAACAATTGCTTTTCCAAAAAATCAACAAGCCAAATGTCTATTAACTAATGCACCTTCAAATGTCTCCAAATCACAATTAAAAGAATTAGATATTGAAATAACAATTGATGAATAAACTATTTATGGATGATCAATAATTTTTTTGTTTAAATAAAATATAAGGAGGTTGTGCTTAATTAAAAATATTTAATGTCAAAATTTGTTTTTGTTACTGGGGGAGTTGTTTCTAGCATTGGTAAAGGTATTGTTGCCGCAAGCTTAGGAAGATTATTAAAGTCAAGAGGATATAGCGTTTCAATACTCAAATTAGATCCTTATCTCAATGTTGACCCTGGAACAATGAGCCCTTTTCAGCATGGTGAAGTTTTCGTGACAGAAGATGGGGCTGAAACAGATTTAGATTTAGGACACTATGAAAGATTTACTGACACTGCAATGACTCGCTTAAATAGTGTCACAACAGGATCTATATATCAAGCAGTCATTAATAAAGAAAGAAGAGGTAGTTACAATGGGGGCACAGTGCAAGTTATTCCTCACATAACAGGTGAAATAAGAGAAAGGATTCATAGAGTAGCATCTAACAGCAATGCTGATATTGTTATCACTGAAATTGGTGGAACAGTAGGAGATATTGAATCTCTGCCATTTTTAGAGGCAATAAGAGAATTTAAAAATGACGTTAATAAAAATGATGTTACGTATATCCATGTAACTTTACTCCCATATATCAAAACTTCAGGTGAAATAAAAACTAAACCTACTCAACATTCTGTTAAAGAATTAAGATCAATCGGCATACAACCAGATTTACTTGTATGCAGAAGTGATAAAGAAATTAACGACAGTCTTAAAAGAAAACTTAGTGGTTTCTGCGGAGTTAATCTTAATTGTGTAATTGAAGCATTGGATGCTGACAGTATTTATTCTGTCCCACTTTCATTAAAAAAAGAGGGTTTATGTAAAGAGACTTTGAGATGTCTAGATCTAGAGGATAAGGAATGTGATTTAGAAAGTTGGGAAAAAATAATTCATAATCTTAGAAATCCTGGTAACCCTATAAAAGTTGCTTTAGTTGGAAAATATATAGAACTTGGTGACGCATATCTTTCAGTAGTGGAAGCATTAAGACATGCTTGCATTGAACAAAAGGCTTTCTTAGATTTGCATTGGGTCAGTGCTGAAATGATCGAAGAGAAATCAGCCGAAGAGTATTTACATGATGTTGATGCAATTGTTGTACCGGGAGGATTTGGAAATAGAGGAGTAAATGGAAAGATTGCATCAATAAAATTTGCAAGAGAAAAAAAAATTCCTTTCCTAGGTTTATGTTTAGGTATGCAATGTGCAGTAATAGAGTGGGCCAGAAATGTGGTCCAATTACCGGGCGCATCTAGCTCGGAATTAGACCCAGAGTCTGAGAATCCTGTTATACATTTATTACCAGAACAAGAAGATATTGTTGATCTAGGAGGCACTATGAGATTAGGAGTTTATCCTTGCAGACTTCAAAAAAATACAACTGGTAAGGAACTTTATAATGAAGATGTTATATATGAGAGACATAGACATAGATACGAATTTAATAATTTCTACAAACAAATTTTTGTAGATTCTGGATACAAAATCAGTGGTACATCACCTGATGGCAGATTAGTAGAGTTGATTGAGTTAGTTAATCATCCATATTTTTTAGCATGCCAATACCATCCTGAATTCTTATCGAGACCAGGAAAGCCCCATCCTTTATTTAAAGGCTTGATAAAAGCATCTCGAGAAAAATTAGAGCAATCAAAATAATATTATTTATTTTTTTGCATTAAATAATGACAAATTTCTTACCATTAGTAGAAAAATTTCATTCATTACAAGGGGAGGGCTTTCATACAGGTCAAAGTGCATTTTTTATACGACTAGCTGGCTGTAACGTTGGATGTCCATGGTGCGATACTAAACATTCTTGGGATAAAGAAAAATTTCCTTTAATATCAATTCAAGAAATCATAAATGAAATAAAAAGGGCTCGAAAACAAGGGGCATCTTTTTTAGTAATAACTGGTGGTGAGCCTTTACATCATAACTTAGATAATTTATGCCAAGCTATCAATGAAGAAACTTCTACGGAAAATCAAAGCCCAATTAAGATTCATATTGAAACCAGTGGTGTAAGCAATTTGTCAGGTAGTTTTGATTGGATTACTTTATCTCCTAAAAGACACCAACCCCCAAAAACTTATTTTTTGAAAAATTGTAATGAATTAAAAATAATTATCAATGATCAAAAAGATATTGATTTTGCAATCGATATAAAGCAAGAAATTATGAATAAGTATCAGAATTCTTCATCAACAAAGAATTTTTATAAGTTGGATAAAAAATATTATTTACAACCTGCATGGCAAAACGATGATGGGTTTTCCCTTACAATTGATTTTATTAAAAATAATCCTGAATGGAATTTGAGTCTTCAAACACATAAGTACTTAAAAATCAAATAATTTATATGAATTTAGAAAACAAATCTGCAGTAATTTTATTATCGGGTGGCTTAGATTCTTCAACTGTCACAGGCTTAGCAAAAGCCTCCAAGGCAAAGATATTTGGCCTATCATTTGATTACGGTCAAAGACATAAAAAAGAACTCAATTCCGCATTAACGATAGCTAAACACTTTGCAATAGAAGAATTCAAAATCGTAAAGCTTGACCTCTCTTTATGGGGAGGTTCATCCCTTACTGATACAAAAAAAGATTTACCTATCGAAGGTGTTCAACTAAATACAATTCCCAATACATATGTACCGGGAAGAAATACAATCTTTATTTCTGTTGCGTTAAGTTATGCTGAAGCCATTAACGCTGATTTAATAGGCTTAGGTGTTAACGCGCTAGATTATTCTGGATATCCTGATTGCAGGCCTGACTATATTAAAAAATTTCAAGAATTAGCTTATCTTGCTAACAAAAGAGGAAGAGAAGATAATCCAATTAAACTTTGGACGCCATTAATAGATTTAAATAAAGAGGATATTATTCAATTAGCTTTTGATCATAATGTTCCCTTAGAAAAAACATGGAGTTGTTATTCAGGTAATTTAAAACCCTGTGGGAAATGTGATAGTTGCAGAATAAGACAAACAGCCTATAAAAAATGGCAAATTAAACAAAATGAATATTAAAACAAAAAAATTATCTAAGTGGATTGATCCAGAATTAATTGCAAATCATTTGGCCTTGAAATTTGGAGAACATGGGTTGTCCTGGTTAGATAGTGATGGAAAAGATAATGGGAAATGGTCAATAATGGGAGTGAACCCAAAAAAAATAATTTCTTCAGGAAATATAAATAATTTAGATATTGGTAATAACCCTTTTTTAAAATTAAAAAAAATTGAGAAAGGTTTTTGGATTGGATGGCTCAAC comes from the Prochlorococcus marinus str. MIT 9515 genome and includes:
- a CDS encoding CTP synthase — encoded protein: MSKFVFVTGGVVSSIGKGIVAASLGRLLKSRGYSVSILKLDPYLNVDPGTMSPFQHGEVFVTEDGAETDLDLGHYERFTDTAMTRLNSVTTGSIYQAVINKERRGSYNGGTVQVIPHITGEIRERIHRVASNSNADIVITEIGGTVGDIESLPFLEAIREFKNDVNKNDVTYIHVTLLPYIKTSGEIKTKPTQHSVKELRSIGIQPDLLVCRSDKEINDSLKRKLSGFCGVNLNCVIEALDADSIYSVPLSLKKEGLCKETLRCLDLEDKECDLESWEKIIHNLRNPGNPIKVALVGKYIELGDAYLSVVEALRHACIEQKAFLDLHWVSAEMIEEKSAEEYLHDVDAIVVPGGFGNRGVNGKIASIKFAREKKIPFLGLCLGMQCAVIEWARNVVQLPGASSSELDPESENPVIHLLPEQEDIVDLGGTMRLGVYPCRLQKNTTGKELYNEDVIYERHRHRYEFNNFYKQIFVDSGYKISGTSPDGRLVELIELVNHPYFLACQYHPEFLSRPGKPHPLFKGLIKASREKLEQSK
- a CDS encoding 7-carboxy-7-deazaguanine synthase QueE; this encodes MTNFLPLVEKFHSLQGEGFHTGQSAFFIRLAGCNVGCPWCDTKHSWDKEKFPLISIQEIINEIKRARKQGASFLVITGGEPLHHNLDNLCQAINEETSTENQSPIKIHIETSGVSNLSGSFDWITLSPKRHQPPKTYFLKNCNELKIIINDQKDIDFAIDIKQEIMNKYQNSSSTKNFYKLDKKYYLQPAWQNDDGFSLTIDFIKNNPEWNLSLQTHKYLKIK
- the queC gene encoding 7-cyano-7-deazaguanine synthase QueC; this encodes MNLENKSAVILLSGGLDSSTVTGLAKASKAKIFGLSFDYGQRHKKELNSALTIAKHFAIEEFKIVKLDLSLWGGSSLTDTKKDLPIEGVQLNTIPNTYVPGRNTIFISVALSYAEAINADLIGLGVNALDYSGYPDCRPDYIKKFQELAYLANKRGREDNPIKLWTPLIDLNKEDIIQLAFDHNVPLEKTWSCYSGNLKPCGKCDSCRIRQTAYKKWQIKQNEY